In one Pseudomonas sp. SCA2728.1_7 genomic region, the following are encoded:
- a CDS encoding LLM class flavin-dependent oxidoreductase — protein sequence MSAAKKKILLNAFNMNCIGHINHGLWTHPRDTSTRYNTLEYWTELAQLLERGLFDGLFIADIVGVYDVYQNSVNVPLKESIQLPVNDPLLLVSAMAAVTKNLGFGLTANLTYEPPYLFARRMSTLDHLSRGRVGWNIVTGYLDSAAKAMGLSEQVEHDRRYDQADEYLEVLYKLWEGSWENGAVLNDREQRIYADPEKVHKVEHKGEFYQVEGYHLCEPSPQRTPVLFQAGSSDRGLLFAGRHAECVFISGQNKPSTKVQVDKVRASAVEAGRNPDDIKVFMGLNVIVGATEEAAWAKHAEYLSYASAEAGVAHFSASTGIDFSQYEIDEPIQYVKSNAIQSATKNLQNNDWTRRKLLDQHALGGRYITVVGSPEQVADELESWIAETGLDGFNLTRIVTPESYVDFIELVIPELQRRGSYKTAYDSGSLREKLFHGEAQLPEQHTGSAFRR from the coding sequence ATGAGCGCGGCGAAAAAGAAGATCCTGCTCAACGCGTTCAACATGAACTGCATTGGCCACATCAACCATGGCCTGTGGACGCATCCGCGCGACACCTCGACGCGCTACAACACCCTCGAATACTGGACGGAACTGGCGCAATTGCTGGAGCGTGGGCTGTTCGACGGGCTGTTCATCGCCGACATCGTCGGCGTGTATGACGTCTATCAGAACTCGGTCAATGTCCCGCTGAAAGAGTCGATCCAGTTGCCGGTCAACGATCCGCTGCTGCTGGTTTCAGCCATGGCTGCCGTGACCAAAAATCTTGGTTTCGGTCTGACCGCGAATCTCACTTATGAGCCGCCGTATCTGTTCGCCCGACGCATGTCGACGCTCGATCATTTGAGCCGTGGTCGCGTCGGCTGGAACATCGTCACCGGTTACCTCGACAGCGCTGCGAAAGCCATGGGCCTCAGCGAACAGGTCGAACACGACCGTCGCTACGATCAGGCCGACGAGTACCTGGAAGTGCTCTACAAACTCTGGGAAGGCAGTTGGGAAAACGGCGCCGTACTCAACGACCGCGAGCAACGGATCTACGCCGACCCGGAAAAGGTACACAAGGTCGAGCACAAGGGCGAGTTCTATCAGGTCGAGGGTTATCACCTTTGCGAGCCTTCGCCACAGCGCACGCCGGTGCTGTTTCAGGCCGGCAGTTCCGATCGCGGTTTGCTGTTCGCCGGGCGTCACGCCGAGTGCGTGTTCATCAGTGGCCAGAACAAGCCGTCGACCAAAGTTCAAGTCGACAAGGTCCGCGCCAGTGCCGTCGAAGCCGGGCGTAATCCTGACGACATCAAGGTGTTCATGGGCCTGAATGTGATTGTCGGCGCGACCGAAGAGGCGGCATGGGCCAAGCACGCCGAGTACCTGAGTTACGCCAGCGCCGAGGCTGGCGTGGCGCATTTCTCCGCGTCGACCGGCATCGATTTTTCCCAGTACGAGATCGACGAACCGATCCAGTACGTGAAGAGCAATGCGATTCAGTCGGCGACCAAGAACCTGCAGAACAACGACTGGACTCGGCGCAAATTGCTCGACCAGCACGCCCTCGGTGGTCGCTATATCACGGTGGTTGGCTCGCCTGAGCAAGTGGCGGATGAGCTGGAATCGTGGATCGCCGAGACCGGCCTCGACGGTTTCAACCTGACGCGGATTGTTACGCCGGAGAGCTATGTCGATTTTATCGAGCTGGTGATTCCCGAGCTGCAGCGGCGTGGGTCGTACAAGACCGCGTATGACAGCGGCAGCTTGCGCGAGAAGCTGTTTCACGGTGAGGCGCAGTTGCCCGAGCAACACACCGGCTCCGCGTTTCGCCGCTAA
- a CDS encoding MetQ/NlpA family ABC transporter substrate-binding protein, with the protein MTKKRLSHPVKALALALGLFSSAIFAADAPLKIGTTAAFAIPLEAAVEEASKQGLKVELVEFTDWIAPNVSLAAGDIDVNYFQHIPFLENAKAAAGFDLVPFAPGIINNVGLYSKKYKSFDELPEGASVAIANDPINSGRGLQLLAKAGLITLKPGVGYKATEDDIVANPKKIKILQVEAVQLVRAYDDADLVQGYPAYIRLAKTFDAGSALLFDGLDHKEYVIQFVIQPKSKTDPRLIKFVDIYQHSPVVRAALDKAHGKLYQAGWES; encoded by the coding sequence ATGACCAAAAAACGCCTGTCCCACCCAGTCAAAGCACTGGCCCTGGCCCTCGGCCTGTTCAGCTCGGCCATCTTCGCCGCCGACGCCCCGTTGAAAATCGGCACCACCGCCGCCTTCGCCATTCCGCTGGAAGCCGCCGTCGAAGAGGCCTCCAAACAAGGCCTGAAAGTCGAACTGGTGGAGTTCACCGACTGGATCGCACCCAACGTCAGCCTCGCTGCCGGCGACATCGACGTGAACTACTTCCAGCACATCCCGTTCCTCGAAAACGCCAAGGCCGCCGCCGGTTTTGACCTGGTGCCGTTCGCCCCGGGGATCATCAACAACGTCGGCCTCTACTCGAAAAAATACAAAAGCTTCGATGAGCTGCCCGAAGGCGCCAGCGTCGCCATCGCCAACGATCCGATCAACAGCGGTCGCGGTTTGCAGCTGCTGGCCAAGGCCGGTTTGATCACGCTGAAACCGGGTGTTGGCTACAAAGCCACCGAAGATGACATTGTCGCCAACCCGAAGAAGATCAAAATCCTCCAGGTCGAAGCCGTGCAATTGGTGCGCGCCTATGACGACGCCGACCTGGTACAGGGCTACCCGGCCTACATTCGTCTGGCGAAGACCTTCGATGCCGGTTCGGCACTGCTGTTCGACGGTCTCGACCACAAAGAATACGTGATCCAGTTCGTCATCCAGCCGAAGAGCAAAACCGATCCGCGCCTGATCAAATTCGTCGACATCTACCAACACTCGCCGGTCGTTCGCGCGGCGCTGGATAAGGCCCACGGCAAGCTGTATCAAGCCGGTTGGGAAAGCTGA
- a CDS encoding ATP-binding cassette domain-containing protein, producing MTAAIQRRLEIPEPHNAEKTELHPELNRAHVRFIGLGKTYNGRQGPVAALQGIDLAIQRGEVFGIIGRSGAGKSSLIRTINRLEQPTSGRVLIDQVDIGEFDEDRLVALRRRIGMIFQHFNLMSAKTVWQNVELPLKVAGVPKEQREKKVRELLELVGLQEKHKAYPAQLSGGQKQRVGIARALVHDPDILLCDEATSALDPETTQSILGLLREINKRLGLTIVLITHEMAVIREICDRVVVLEHGRVVEQGPVWEVFGNPQHEVSRTLLAPLQHALPEELQSRLQAQAPSSDAAVVLRLQFTGSASDEPDLAALFTALGGRVKLLQGGVERIQGHALGQLLLAVSGSALSAEQLRERAAPWAQRVEVVGYVV from the coding sequence ATGACGGCCGCGATCCAACGGCGACTGGAGATTCCAGAGCCACACAATGCTGAAAAAACCGAGCTGCACCCGGAGTTGAATCGCGCCCACGTGCGTTTCATCGGTCTGGGCAAAACCTACAACGGCCGGCAAGGTCCGGTCGCGGCTTTGCAGGGCATTGATCTGGCGATTCAGCGCGGCGAAGTGTTCGGCATCATTGGTCGCAGCGGCGCCGGCAAGTCGTCGTTGATTCGCACCATCAATCGTCTGGAGCAACCGACGTCGGGGCGGGTGTTGATCGATCAGGTCGACATTGGCGAGTTCGATGAAGACCGTCTCGTCGCTTTGCGCCGACGCATCGGCATGATCTTTCAGCACTTCAATCTGATGTCGGCCAAGACCGTGTGGCAGAACGTCGAACTGCCGCTGAAAGTCGCGGGTGTGCCGAAAGAACAACGCGAAAAAAAGGTGCGCGAACTGCTCGAACTGGTTGGCCTGCAAGAAAAGCACAAAGCCTATCCGGCGCAACTTTCCGGTGGGCAGAAACAGCGCGTCGGCATCGCCCGCGCGCTGGTGCATGACCCGGATATTTTGCTTTGCGACGAAGCCACTTCGGCGCTCGATCCAGAGACCACCCAGTCGATCCTTGGCCTGCTGCGCGAGATCAACAAACGCCTGGGCCTGACCATCGTCCTGATCACTCACGAGATGGCGGTAATCCGCGAAATCTGCGATCGCGTTGTCGTGCTTGAGCACGGTCGGGTGGTCGAACAAGGCCCGGTCTGGGAAGTGTTCGGCAATCCGCAGCACGAAGTCAGCCGGACCTTGCTCGCGCCGCTGCAACATGCATTGCCGGAGGAATTGCAGAGCCGCTTGCAAGCCCAAGCGCCGTCCTCCGACGCCGCTGTGGTGCTGCGCTTGCAGTTCACCGGCAGCGCCAGTGATGAACCGGATCTGGCCGCGCTTTTCACAGCGCTCGGCGGTCGGGTGAAATTGCTGCAGGGTGGCGTGGAACGGATTCAGGGTCACGCGTTGGGGCAACTGTTATTGGCCGTCAGCGGCTCAGCGCTCAGCGCCGAGCAATTGCGTGAGCGCGCTGCACCGTGGGCGCAACGCGTGGAGGTAGTGGGTTATGTGGTTTGA
- a CDS encoding methionine ABC transporter permease, which translates to MWFDRLLQGFIDTFLMVGVSSLIALLVGIPMAVILVTSDKGGIYEAPVLNRALGAFVNLFRSIPFLILMVALIPFTRLIVGTTYGVWAAVVPLTIAATPFFARIAEVSLREVDHGLIEAAQAMGCRRWHIVWHVLLPEALPGIVGGFTITLVTMINSSAMAGAIGAGGLGDIAYRYGYQRFDSQIMLTVIVLLVALVAVIQLGGDRLARGLNKR; encoded by the coding sequence ATGTGGTTTGATCGCTTGTTGCAGGGCTTTATCGACACGTTCCTGATGGTCGGCGTGTCGTCGCTGATAGCGTTGCTGGTGGGGATTCCGATGGCGGTGATCCTGGTCACCAGCGACAAGGGCGGGATCTACGAAGCGCCGGTGTTGAACCGTGCCTTGGGCGCGTTCGTGAACCTGTTCCGCTCGATCCCGTTTCTGATTCTGATGGTCGCGCTGATTCCGTTTACCCGGTTGATTGTCGGTACTACGTACGGTGTCTGGGCTGCCGTCGTGCCGCTGACGATTGCGGCGACGCCGTTTTTCGCGCGGATTGCCGAAGTGAGTCTGCGTGAGGTTGATCATGGTTTGATCGAAGCGGCGCAAGCGATGGGCTGCCGGCGTTGGCACATTGTCTGGCATGTGTTGCTGCCTGAGGCGCTGCCGGGGATTGTCGGTGGTTTCACCATTACGCTGGTGACGATGATCAACTCGTCGGCGATGGCCGGGGCAATTGGCGCAGGTGGATTGGGGGATATCGCCTATCGCTACGGCTATCAGCGCTTTGACAGTCAGATCATGTTGACGGTGATCGTGTTGCTGGTGGCGTTGGTGGCGGTGATTCAGTTGGGTGGGGACCGGTTGGCACGGGGGTTGAACAAGCGCTGA
- a CDS encoding class I SAM-dependent methyltransferase encodes MKQTPTDLEQITATTLGHYNSVAEDFREGTRDHDVSQNIDALLRHIHGSAPLTILDFGCGPGRDLQTFTRMGHIAVGLDGSQEFARMAREDSGCEVLQQDFLKLDLPAERFDGIFANAVLFHVPLQELPRVLKQLHGALKPGGVLFSSNPRGDNREGWNGPRYGSYHDLEAWQGLLTDAGFVELEHYYRPAGLPREQQPWLASVWRKD; translated from the coding sequence ATGAAGCAGACCCCCACCGATCTCGAACAGATCACCGCCACCACCCTCGGCCACTACAACTCGGTGGCTGAAGACTTCCGTGAAGGCACCCGCGACCACGATGTCAGCCAGAACATCGATGCCTTGTTGCGGCATATTCACGGTTCAGCGCCCCTCACGATTCTGGATTTCGGCTGCGGGCCGGGGCGGGATTTGCAGACGTTTACACGTATGGGGCACATCGCCGTCGGGCTGGATGGTTCGCAAGAGTTTGCGCGAATGGCCCGTGAGGACAGTGGTTGCGAGGTGCTGCAACAGGACTTTCTGAAGCTCGACCTGCCGGCTGAACGCTTCGACGGGATCTTTGCCAATGCGGTGCTTTTTCATGTGCCGTTGCAGGAATTGCCGCGGGTGCTCAAGCAATTGCATGGCGCCCTGAAGCCCGGTGGCGTGCTCTTCAGCTCAAATCCGCGCGGGGATAACCGTGAGGGCTGGAACGGGCCGCGCTATGGCTCGTATCACGATCTTGAGGCGTGGCAAGGGTTGCTGACGGACGCGGGGTTTGTCGAGCTTGAGCATTACTACCGGCCGGCGGGGCTGCCGCGAGAGCAGCAGCCTTGGTTGGCCAGTGTCTGGCGCAAGGACTGA
- a CDS encoding efflux RND transporter permease subunit, producing the protein MKGSFNLSEWALKHQSFVWYLMFVALLMGVFSYFNLGREEDPSFTIKTMVIQTKWPGATQEETLAQVTDRIEKKLEELDSLDYVKSYTRPGESTVYVYLRDTTSAKDIPEIWYQVRKKIDDIRGQFPKGIQGPGFNDEFGDVFGSVYAFTADGLTMRQLRDYVEQARAEIRNVPGLGKIEMIGQQDEVIYLNFSTRKLAALGIDQRQVVQSLQSQNAVTPAGVIEAGPERISVRTSGQFASEKDLAEVNLKLNDRFYRLADIADITRGYTDPATPEFRFDGKPAIGLAIAMQKGGNVQEFGKALHQRIDELTADLPVGVGVHTVSDQAVVVEEAVGGFTSALFEAVIIVLVVSFISLGVRAGLVVACSIPLVLAMVFVFMEYSGITMQRISLGALIIALGLLVDDAMITVEMMVTRLEMGESKEEAATYAYTSTAFPMLTGTLVTVAGFVPIGLNASSAGEYTYTLFAVIAVAMIVSWIVAVFFAPVIGVHILSANVKPHDAEPGRVGRAFNGGLLWAMRNRWWAIGITVLLFALSIFCMRFVQNQFFPASDRPEILVDLNLPQNASIDETRKAVDKLEETLKGDPDIVRWSTYIGQGAIRFYLPLDQQLQNPYYAQLVIVSKDFEAREALSQRLRERLHKDFVGIGSYVQALEMGPPVGRPIQYRVSGKDIDQVRKHAIDLATELDKNSHIGEIIYDWNEPGKVLRIDIAQDKARQLGLSSEDVANLMNSIVSGAPLTQVNDDIYLINVVGRAVNSERGTPETLQNLQIVTPNGTSIPLLAFATVRYELEQPLVWRRDRLPTITIKASVRDEIQPTDLVKLLKPSIDAFADKLPVGYKVATGGTVEESGKAQGPIAKVLPLMLFLMATFLMIQLHSVQKMFLVASVAPLGLIGVVLALVPTGTPMGFVAILGILALIGIIIRNSVILVTQIDEFEKKGYAPWDAVVEATEHRRRPILLTAAAASMGMIPIAREVFWGPMAYAMIGGIVVATLLTLLFLPALYVAWYKIREPKKD; encoded by the coding sequence ATGAAAGGCTCTTTCAACCTCTCCGAATGGGCCCTCAAGCATCAGTCATTCGTCTGGTACCTGATGTTCGTCGCGTTGCTGATGGGTGTGTTCTCGTACTTCAATCTGGGCCGCGAAGAAGACCCGTCGTTCACCATCAAAACCATGGTGATCCAGACCAAATGGCCGGGCGCGACCCAGGAAGAAACCCTCGCGCAGGTCACCGACCGCATCGAGAAAAAACTCGAAGAACTGGACTCCCTCGACTACGTGAAAAGTTACACGCGCCCCGGCGAATCGACGGTGTACGTGTACCTGCGCGACACCACCAGCGCCAAGGACATCCCGGAAATCTGGTACCAGGTGCGCAAGAAGATCGACGACATTCGCGGGCAGTTCCCCAAAGGTATTCAGGGGCCCGGGTTCAACGACGAGTTCGGTGATGTTTTCGGCTCGGTCTACGCCTTCACCGCCGACGGCCTGACCATGCGCCAGTTGCGCGATTACGTAGAACAGGCGCGGGCCGAGATCCGCAATGTACCGGGGCTGGGCAAGATCGAAATGATCGGCCAGCAGGACGAAGTGATTTATCTGAACTTCTCTACCCGCAAACTGGCGGCGTTGGGTATCGATCAGCGTCAGGTTGTGCAGAGCCTGCAATCGCAGAACGCCGTGACCCCGGCCGGTGTGATCGAGGCCGGTCCTGAGCGGATTTCCGTGCGCACTTCGGGGCAATTCGCCTCGGAAAAAGATCTCGCCGAGGTCAATCTCAAGCTCAACGACCGTTTCTATCGTTTGGCTGACATCGCCGACATCACTCGCGGTTACACCGATCCGGCTACCCCGGAATTCCGCTTTGACGGCAAACCGGCCATCGGTCTGGCGATTGCCATGCAGAAGGGCGGCAACGTTCAGGAATTCGGCAAGGCGTTGCACCAGCGCATCGATGAACTGACCGCAGACTTGCCGGTTGGCGTGGGTGTGCACACCGTGTCCGATCAGGCGGTGGTGGTGGAGGAGGCCGTTGGTGGCTTTACCAGCGCGCTGTTCGAAGCCGTGATCATCGTGCTGGTGGTGAGTTTTATCAGCCTCGGCGTGCGCGCCGGCCTGGTGGTGGCGTGCTCGATTCCGCTGGTGTTGGCGATGGTGTTTGTGTTCATGGAATACAGTGGCATCACCATGCAGCGGATTTCTCTCGGCGCATTGATCATCGCCCTCGGCCTGTTGGTCGACGATGCGATGATCACCGTGGAGATGATGGTCACGCGCCTGGAAATGGGCGAGAGCAAGGAGGAGGCCGCGACGTACGCCTACACCTCGACGGCGTTCCCGATGCTCACCGGGACGCTGGTAACGGTCGCCGGTTTCGTGCCGATCGGTCTCAACGCCAGTTCCGCCGGTGAGTACACCTACACGCTGTTTGCGGTGATTGCCGTGGCCATGATTGTGTCGTGGATTGTCGCGGTGTTCTTCGCGCCGGTGATCGGCGTGCACATTCTCAGCGCCAACGTGAAACCCCATGACGCCGAGCCGGGCCGCGTCGGGCGTGCGTTCAATGGCGGCCTGTTGTGGGCGATGCGCAATCGCTGGTGGGCGATCGGTATCACCGTGCTGCTGTTTGCCCTGTCGATTTTTTGCATGCGCTTTGTGCAGAATCAGTTCTTCCCGGCATCGGACCGCCCGGAAATTCTCGTCGACCTGAACCTGCCACAGAACGCCTCCATCGACGAAACACGCAAAGCCGTCGACAAGCTGGAAGAAACCCTCAAAGGCGACCCGGACATTGTGCGCTGGAGCACCTACATCGGTCAGGGCGCGATCCGTTTCTACCTGCCGCTCGACCAGCAATTGCAAAACCCGTACTACGCACAACTGGTGATCGTCAGCAAAGACTTCGAGGCCCGTGAGGCACTGAGTCAGCGTCTGCGCGAGCGCTTGCACAAGGACTTCGTCGGCATCGGCAGTTACGTCCAGGCGCTGGAAATGGGCCCGCCGGTTGGGCGGCCAATCCAGTACCGGGTCAGTGGCAAGGACATCGATCAAGTGCGCAAGCACGCCATCGATCTCGCCACCGAACTGGACAAGAACTCGCACATCGGCGAGATCATTTATGACTGGAACGAGCCGGGCAAAGTCCTGCGCATCGACATCGCCCAAGACAAGGCGCGGCAGCTCGGGCTGTCGTCCGAAGACGTCGCCAACCTGATGAACAGCATCGTCAGCGGCGCGCCGCTGACCCAGGTCAACGACGACATCTACCTGATCAATGTGGTCGGCCGGGCGGTGAATTCGGAGCGTGGTACGCCGGAAACCCTGCAGAATCTGCAGATCGTTACGCCCAACGGCACATCGATACCGTTACTGGCGTTCGCCACTGTGCGCTATGAGCTGGAACAGCCGCTGGTGTGGCGTCGCGACCGCTTGCCGACCATCACCATCAAGGCCTCGGTGCGCGACGAGATCCAGCCGACCGATCTGGTGAAACTGCTCAAACCGTCTATTGATGCCTTCGCTGACAAACTGCCAGTGGGCTACAAAGTCGCCACCGGCGGTACGGTCGAGGAGAGCGGCAAGGCGCAGGGGCCGATCGCCAAGGTTTTGCCGTTGATGCTGTTTTTGATGGCGACCTTTCTGATGATCCAGTTGCACAGCGTGCAGAAGATGTTCCTCGTCGCCAGTGTCGCGCCGCTGGGGCTGATCGGCGTGGTGCTGGCGCTGGTGCCGACCGGCACGCCGATGGGTTTCGTGGCGATTCTGGGCATTCTGGCGCTGATCGGCATCATCATCCGTAACTCGGTGATTCTGGTGACGCAGATCGATGAGTTCGAGAAGAAGGGCTACGCGCCGTGGGATGCAGTGGTCGAGGCGACCGAGCATCGACGTCGGCCGATCCTGCTGACTGCCGCTGCGGCGAGCATGGGCATGATCCCGATCGCCCGGGAAGTGTTCTGGGGGCCGATGGCGTACGCGATGATTGGCGGGATCGTGGTGGCGACGTTGCTGACGTTGCTGTTCCTGCCGGCGCTGTATGTGGCCTGGTACAAGATTCGCGAGCCGAAGAAGGATTGA
- a CDS encoding efflux RND transporter periplasmic adaptor subunit yields MKRLGLLSVGVLLAACSKSEPPPEPVRPVLSVKVQALSEESLGRFAGSIQARYESNTGFRVGGRIASRNVDVGTEVQKGTLLATLDPSDQQNQLRSAQGDLAKVQAQLINAQANARRQQALFDRGVGAQAQLDIATTDLKTTQASLDQARAAVNQSKDQLGYTELRSDHKAVVTAWNAEAGQVVTAGQQVVTLAQPDIKEAVIDLPDTLVDQIPSDVVFLVAGQLDPSINTTATLREIEPQAQSATRTRRARLTLAETPDGFRLGTAISVTLSSAIKPRIELPATAVQEVDGKPRIWVIDTQSKTVSPRDVSVISRTDSSVVLAGGVKNGERVVSAGVNSLKPGQSVKLDEDSQ; encoded by the coding sequence ATGAAGCGTCTGGGGCTGTTATCCGTGGGTGTGTTGCTGGCGGCGTGCTCGAAAAGCGAGCCACCTCCGGAGCCGGTACGTCCGGTGTTATCGGTCAAGGTTCAAGCGTTGAGCGAGGAAAGCCTCGGGCGGTTCGCCGGCAGCATCCAGGCGCGCTATGAAAGCAACACCGGTTTCCGCGTCGGTGGCCGCATCGCCAGCCGCAACGTCGATGTCGGAACCGAAGTGCAAAAGGGCACGCTGCTCGCCACCCTCGATCCGTCTGATCAGCAGAACCAATTGCGTTCGGCCCAGGGCGACCTGGCCAAGGTTCAGGCGCAACTGATCAATGCCCAGGCCAATGCCCGCCGTCAGCAGGCACTGTTCGATCGTGGCGTAGGGGCGCAGGCACAACTGGACATCGCCACCACGGACTTGAAAACCACCCAGGCCTCGCTGGACCAGGCACGGGCGGCGGTCAATCAAAGCAAGGACCAGCTCGGCTACACCGAACTGCGTTCCGACCATAAAGCCGTGGTCACCGCGTGGAACGCCGAAGCCGGGCAAGTGGTGACGGCGGGCCAGCAGGTCGTGACTCTGGCGCAACCGGACATCAAGGAAGCGGTGATCGATCTGCCCGACACCCTGGTCGATCAGATTCCCTCCGACGTGGTGTTTCTGGTGGCCGGGCAACTCGACCCGAGCATCAACACCACGGCAACCCTTCGCGAGATCGAGCCGCAGGCGCAAAGCGCCACGCGTACTCGTCGCGCACGCCTGACGCTGGCCGAGACACCGGACGGTTTCCGCCTCGGCACGGCGATCAGCGTAACCCTCAGTTCAGCGATCAAACCGCGCATCGAATTGCCGGCTACCGCTGTGCAGGAGGTCGACGGCAAACCACGGATCTGGGTCATCGACACCCAGAGCAAAACCGTCAGCCCCCGCGACGTCAGCGTGATCAGCCGCACCGACAGCAGTGTGGTGCTTGCGGGCGGCGTGAAGAATGGCGAGCGCGTGGTCAGCGCCGGCGTCAACAGCCTCAAACCCGGACAATCGGTAAAACTTGACGAGGACAGTCAATGA
- a CDS encoding efflux RND transporter periplasmic adaptor subunit: MASPGLKTAVMLSLFTLLTACGEKKAPEEYLPRVFVQEVKPTDYAASVTLTGDVQARVQTELSFRVGGKIIQRMVDVGDRVTAKQVLAKLDPKDLQTNVDSAQAQVVAEQARVKQSAAAFVRQQKLLPKGYTSQSEYDSAQAALRSSQSALSAAQAQLANAKDQLSYTALIADAPGVITERQAEVGQVVQATAPIFSLARDGDRDAVFNVYESLLAERPADPSIVVSLLDNPAIKTTGTVREITPAVSAQSGTVQVKVSLDSLPQGMQLGSVVSATAKGSGKSAVELPWSALTKNISDPAVWMVDDKGEAQLHNVTVGRYLIGKVIISEGLKGGEKVIVAGGQLLHPGMKVEIAENTYKGLQPGAQP; the protein is encoded by the coding sequence ATGGCGAGTCCCGGTTTGAAAACAGCGGTCATGCTGAGTCTGTTCACTTTGCTGACCGCATGCGGCGAGAAAAAAGCTCCTGAGGAATACCTGCCCAGGGTCTTCGTACAGGAAGTGAAACCCACGGATTACGCGGCTTCGGTGACATTGACCGGTGACGTGCAGGCGCGCGTGCAGACCGAACTGTCGTTCCGCGTCGGCGGCAAGATCATCCAGCGCATGGTCGACGTCGGCGACCGGGTTACCGCCAAACAGGTGCTGGCCAAACTCGACCCCAAGGATTTACAGACCAACGTCGATTCGGCTCAAGCCCAGGTCGTTGCTGAACAAGCCCGGGTGAAACAGAGCGCTGCGGCCTTCGTGCGCCAGCAAAAACTCCTGCCCAAGGGCTACACCAGCCAGAGCGAATACGATTCCGCCCAAGCCGCGTTACGCAGCAGCCAGAGCGCCTTGAGCGCGGCGCAGGCGCAATTGGCCAATGCCAAAGATCAGTTGAGCTACACCGCGTTGATTGCCGATGCTCCGGGGGTGATCACCGAGCGCCAAGCCGAAGTCGGCCAGGTCGTGCAGGCCACTGCGCCGATTTTCAGTCTGGCTCGCGATGGCGACCGTGACGCGGTGTTCAACGTATACGAGTCGCTGCTGGCCGAGCGTCCTGCGGATCCCTCGATCGTCGTCAGCCTGCTCGATAACCCTGCCATCAAAACCACCGGCACGGTGCGTGAAATCACCCCGGCGGTGTCGGCGCAGTCCGGCACGGTGCAAGTAAAAGTCAGCCTCGACAGCCTGCCACAGGGGATGCAGCTGGGCTCGGTGGTCAGCGCCACCGCCAAGGGCAGCGGCAAGTCGGCAGTCGAACTGCCGTGGTCAGCGCTGACGAAAAACATCAGTGATCCGGCGGTGTGGATGGTCGACGATAAAGGTGAGGCGCAGTTGCACAACGTGACCGTCGGCCGCTACCTGATCGGCAAGGTCATCATCAGCGAAGGCCTCAAGGGCGGGGAGAAAGTCATTGTCGCCGGTGGGCAGTTGTTGCATCCCGGCATGAAAGTCGAAATCGCTGAAAACACCTACAAGGGTCTGCAACCGGGAGCACAGCCATGA